The Clostridium sp. DL-VIII DNA window TAATTTGGACTATAATGATATGAAAAGTACTATGCTCAAAATACTAAAAAGTTCTAAAAAGCCAGTCATTTTAGCTGGAAATGGTATCAATATCGCAAATGCTATTAAAAAGTTTAGAAGATTTGTAAAGCTAACAGGAATTCCAGTTGTCACAAGTATGATTGGAAGAGATGTACTACCTAGTAACACTAAAAATAATTATGGATTTATAGGCGCTTATGGGCATAGATGTGCAAATTTTATAATATCAAATAGTGATTTGATTATAAGCTTAGGCTCTAGGCTTGATTGCAGACAAACAGGAAGTAATCTTAAAATTTTTGCAGATAGGGCGAAACTTTTAAGAGTGGATATAGATGATTTTGAACTCACAAATAGAATAAAAGCTGATGAAATATCAATTTTAGCAGACTTAGAGAAAATGATTCCAATGTTAAATGCAAATGAATTTAAATTAAAGGCCAATTATAAAAAATGGATAGATGCATGTACTAAAATAAAAAAGGAGCTTAAAGATATTGATTCACAATATGAAAACAGCGTTGTAAAAGAGTTTTCGAGTATTGTTCCAGATGACTCTATTATAACAACCGATGTCGGTCAAAATCAGGTGTGGATAGCGCAGTCTTTTGTAATTAAGAGCAATCAAAGAATGCTATTTTCTGGAGGGCATGGTGCAATGGGGTATTCGCTTCCATGCGCGATTGGTGCATATTATGGAAGCAGAAAAAGTGTTATTTCTTTCAATGGAGATGGCGGATTGCAGATGAATATTCAAGAGCTTCAATTTATAGCAAGAGAAAATATTCCTGTTAAAGTAATATTGCTTAATAATAAATCGTTAGGAATGATTCGCCACTTTCAAGAAATGTACCTGGATTCTAATTTTGTACAAACAAAAAAGGAGAAGGGATATACAACACCTGATTTTCAAAAAATAGCAAAGGCATATGGCTTGCCATATATGAAAATAAATTCAATAGAAGAAATTTCAAAATGTGCAAGTGGATTAGTAGATGAAAATCCTTGCTTTATAGAGATTTGTTTAACTGATGCTACTTATTTATATCCAAAACTAGCTATAAATAAACCCATATATGATCAAGATCCTGCCTTGGATAGAGAAATGTTTAATAGGCTGATAAAAATTTGTGATATTTAAATTAGGCATATGAAAATAGGCTGGCAAATGGACTTGTTATTTGCTTGAGTATGCCTTAGTAAAGCTAGTAATTAGCTAGTTCTACTAGATTTATGATTTAGCAATCCAAAGGATGATGATAAGTTATGAAAAATGTAGTAATAACTGGTGCTACTAGCTTTATAGGAATACATATAATTAAAGAATATCTTAAAAATGATTGTAATGTCATAGCTGTAGCCAGACCTAATTCAAAAAACTTAAATAGATTACCTAAAAGTAATTTATTAACGATTATTGAAATGGATATGAAAGAAATAGATAGGATTACAGAGAAAATTAAAATTGAAAAAGTAGATATATTTTATCATCTAGCTTGGAATGGGACCAGATTACCATATCGAAATGATGCCGCTATTCAAGAAGAAAACTATTACTTTGCAATAAGTGCAATGAGAGCAGCTAAATTATTAGGATGCGATACATTTATAGGAGCAGGCTCCCAGGCTGAATATGGTAAATGCATAGGGAAAATTAGCGAAACTCACAGTTCAAAGCCAACAGATGAATATGGGAAATCCAAATTAAAAGCGTATAAGACTCTTAGAAAAATTGCAGCGAAAAATAATATTAAATTTATATGGGCAAGAATATTTAGTGTATATGGAATTTATGATTATAAGGAAACACTTGTTATGTCAGTATTGCATAAGATGATAAAAAATGAAAATGTACAATTAACTAAATGTGAACAAATGTGGGATTTTATTTATGTAGAAGATTTAGCGAGAACAATGTATCTGCTTGCAAATACTTCCTGCGTTGATGGAATATATAACATGGCAAGTGGTGAAAGCAGAAAGCTTAAAGAATTTATAATAGATATGAAAAATACCTGCAAATCGCAGAGTGAATTGCAATTTGGAGCAATACCGTATAACAGTGAAACAGCAACAGGGTTTGAACCACTTGTAGATAAATTGAAACAAAATACAGGATGGTCTTGTAATGTAAATTTTATAGATGGCATAGAAAAGATATTAAAATTTATAAATTTTAATATTGAATACAAATAAATGAGCAGAATAACTTAAAGATATTCTGTTCATTTAATTTATTAACCAATTCCTATGGTTTTAAAATAGTTTCTATTATATAGTATACGCGAATCATTAGGCCTAAATTTGGCAGCAATTTCATTATGCTCATACGCTAACTTATGATCTCCGAGTCTATCATAGCAAACACATAATTGTAAATGAGGTAACCATGTCCAACATGCATCATTAAAAAATCCCCAGCTGTCTTTTGGCTTTTCTAGTTTGGTAGCTTGCTCGTACCAAAAAGCTGACTGCTTATA harbors:
- a CDS encoding NAD-dependent epimerase/dehydratase family protein; amino-acid sequence: MKNVVITGATSFIGIHIIKEYLKNDCNVIAVARPNSKNLNRLPKSNLLTIIEMDMKEIDRITEKIKIEKVDIFYHLAWNGTRLPYRNDAAIQEENYYFAISAMRAAKLLGCDTFIGAGSQAEYGKCIGKISETHSSKPTDEYGKSKLKAYKTLRKIAAKNNIKFIWARIFSVYGIYDYKETLVMSVLHKMIKNENVQLTKCEQMWDFIYVEDLARTMYLLANTSCVDGIYNMASGESRKLKEFIIDMKNTCKSQSELQFGAIPYNSETATGFEPLVDKLKQNTGWSCNVNFIDGIEKILKFINFNIEYK
- a CDS encoding thiamine pyrophosphate-binding protein, with the translated sequence MKVSDYIVSFLIERGISDVFGYPGGMVTHLMDSFDKYKEHILIHLNYHEQGAAFSACGYAQVSNKPGIAYATSGPGATNLVTGIANAYFDSIPCIFITGQVNTYEAKGNLPIRQKGFQETDIVSIVKSITKYAVKIENEKDIRYELEKAFYLSSNGRKGPVLIDIPMNIQRADVILEELRCYEENKSKIDNLDYNDMKSTMLKILKSSKKPVILAGNGINIANAIKKFRRFVKLTGIPVVTSMIGRDVLPSNTKNNYGFIGAYGHRCANFIISNSDLIISLGSRLDCRQTGSNLKIFADRAKLLRVDIDDFELTNRIKADEISILADLEKMIPMLNANEFKLKANYKKWIDACTKIKKELKDIDSQYENSVVKEFSSIVPDDSIITTDVGQNQVWIAQSFVIKSNQRMLFSGGHGAMGYSLPCAIGAYYGSRKSVISFNGDGGLQMNIQELQFIARENIPVKVILLNNKSLGMIRHFQEMYLDSNFVQTKKEKGYTTPDFQKIAKAYGLPYMKINSIEEISKCASGLVDENPCFIEICLTDATYLYPKLAINKPIYDQDPALDREMFNRLIKICDI